In the Hordeum vulgare subsp. vulgare chromosome 7H, MorexV3_pseudomolecules_assembly, whole genome shotgun sequence genome, one interval contains:
- the LOC123411702 gene encoding uncharacterized protein LOC123411702 isoform X1, protein MLEPGNTILEIGVFGDTIGMASPGSMATNVKFLSLNVRFGNHTNAKMVPSFLAYFPNLEALHIMSEKGDYEAGSARLNLNFWKLVKPTENIKSCIKVFSYKEQLQIGVALHHHDNIINAYTECECQI, encoded by the exons ATGCTGGAGCCAGGGAACACCATCCTAGAGATCGGAGTCTTCGGAGACACCATCGGCATG GCCAGCCCAGGCAGCATGGCCACCAACGTCAAGTTCCTGAGTCTGAATGTGCGTTTCGGAAACCACACCAATGCCAAGATggttccctccttcctcgcctacTTTCCCAATTTGGAGGCACTGCACATCATG TCTGAAAAAGGTGATTATGAAGCTGGCAGTGCCAGGCTGAATCTCAACTTTTGGAAGCTGGTCAAGCCTACCGAAAACATCAAGTCGTGCATCAAGGTGTTCTCTTACAAAGAACAGTTGCAAATAGGAGTAGCGCTACATCATCATGATAATATAATTAATGCATATACTGAATGCGAGTGTCAAATATGA
- the LOC123411702 gene encoding uncharacterized protein LOC123411702 isoform X2 → MLEPGNTILEIGVFGDTIGMASPGSMATNVKFLSLNVRFGNHTNAKMVPSFLAYFPNLEALHIMSEKGDYEAGSARLNLNFWKLVKPTENIKSCIKYSYELLLQYL, encoded by the exons ATGCTGGAGCCAGGGAACACCATCCTAGAGATCGGAGTCTTCGGAGACACCATCGGCATG GCCAGCCCAGGCAGCATGGCCACCAACGTCAAGTTCCTGAGTCTGAATGTGCGTTTCGGAAACCACACCAATGCCAAGATggttccctccttcctcgcctacTTTCCCAATTTGGAGGCACTGCACATCATG TCTGAAAAAGGTGATTATGAAGCTGGCAGTGCCAGGCTGAATCTCAACTTTTGGAAGCTGGTCAAGCCTACCGAAAACATCAAGTCGTGCATCAAG TATTCGTATGAATTACTTCTCCAGTATCTCTAG